One window of Methanogenium organophilum genomic DNA carries:
- a CDS encoding histidine kinase dimerization/phosphoacceptor domain -containing protein: MDRQAGREEDLHPDRAGVHRGVADDLRIISSLFEIRMAQVKDEEALCILRELQTLTKVMAIVHGTMYMTGTSEGVGAQLLFEKIVKSVRLTYCTGTWIECTVDCKNTVLPAACAVPCGFVLAEIIRNCVLCSFDGVAEGRIDISLDGPDKDRWYTLIVADDGFPEYALSRENAEEEAISMPVAEHIVRYRLKGTVTRREDEGVTWTVRFPVTG; this comes from the coding sequence ATGGACAGGCAGGCGGGAAGAGAAGAAGACCTCCATCCCGATAGGGCAGGGGTGCACCGCGGGGTGGCAGATGATCTTCGAATCATCAGTAGTCTCTTTGAAATCCGCATGGCGCAGGTGAAAGATGAAGAGGCACTGTGCATTCTTCGTGAACTGCAGACACTCACCAAAGTTATGGCCATCGTCCACGGCACGATGTATATGACAGGCACTTCTGAAGGTGTGGGCGCCCAGCTACTTTTTGAGAAAATTGTGAAATCTGTCCGCCTCACATACTGTACCGGAACATGGATTGAGTGCACTGTGGACTGCAAAAATACGGTGCTTCCTGCAGCCTGTGCCGTCCCCTGTGGATTCGTTCTGGCTGAAATCATACGGAATTGTGTCCTCTGCTCATTTGATGGTGTTGCTGAGGGAAGAATTGACATATCCCTTGACGGACCTGACAAAGACAGATGGTATACCCTTATCGTTGCAGATGATGGGTTTCCTGAGTATGCCCTTTCCCGTGAAAACGCGGAAGAGGAGGCCATCAGTATGCCGGTTGCTGAACATATCGTACGGTATCGGCTCAAGGGGACGGTTACGCGGCGGGAGGATGAGGGAGTCACATGGACGGTACGGTTTCCGGTTACCGGTTGA